In one Hymenobacter sp. DG25B genomic region, the following are encoded:
- a CDS encoding B12-binding domain-containing radical SAM protein, whose amino-acid sequence MSTSPHILLITPPLTQLNTPYPATAYIKGFLGGRGYTVTQADLGLELVLKLFSKEGLRRVFAEIEAGPYQLSDNARRMLRLKQSYLNTVEPVIRFLQNKDNTLASRICHSRFLPEASRFDNVADLETAFGTMGLSDQARHLATLYLEDLADLIKETVGPQFGFSRYAEKLAMSATTFDALHEALQAAPNLLDQMLLELADALMAKVQPDVVGFSVPFPGNLYGALRLAGRIKQISPATKTLMGGGYPNTELRTIQEPRFFDYIDFLTLDDGEGPWLRLLEAISCQLPVASCQNEQLADVVQNNLATGNRQLATHQLQRTFLRNALGEVEYHNSPQPDIPHAEVGTPDYSDLPLTEYLSVIEVLNPMHRLWSDGRWNKLTVAHGCYWKRCSFCDVTLDYISRYETAPSTLLVDRIEQIIAQTGQTGFHFVDEAAPPLALRDLAIELLKRRVTITWWGNIRFEKTFTPDLCRLLAASGCIAVSGGLEVASDRLLALMEKGVTIAQVARVTDGFTQAGIMVHAYLMYGFPTETAQETVDSLEVVRQLFAAGIVQSGYWHRFSMTAHSPVGKNPAKYQVAPVGPEPGPFAWNDLWHEDPTGTDHEAFGPGLAKALYNYLHGVALQEPLSFWFDFKTPRATVPRHLIQQALQEPGKPDAARPNNRLFWLGNTPELRYEAGKKGQQAVLTFFEQAEDFEVKVPAPLGPWLQTLLTSLASDYDTKVLLKDAAQSFPTAGGQKWEQFLLSAGWLTLREKGLLVL is encoded by the coding sequence GTGTCTACTTCGCCCCATATTCTGCTCATTACGCCGCCGCTTACGCAGCTGAACACGCCCTACCCGGCTACGGCCTATATAAAAGGCTTTTTGGGCGGGCGCGGCTACACCGTTACGCAGGCAGATCTGGGGCTGGAGCTGGTGCTGAAGCTGTTTTCGAAGGAAGGCCTCAGGCGGGTATTTGCGGAAATTGAAGCCGGCCCTTATCAACTGAGCGACAACGCCCGCCGCATGCTGCGCCTAAAGCAAAGCTACCTGAACACTGTTGAGCCCGTTATCCGCTTCCTGCAAAACAAGGACAACACCTTGGCGTCGCGCATCTGTCACTCCCGGTTTCTGCCTGAAGCCAGCCGCTTTGATAACGTGGCCGATCTGGAAACGGCCTTCGGCACCATGGGCCTCAGCGACCAGGCCCGCCACCTGGCCACGCTCTACCTGGAAGACCTGGCTGACCTGATTAAAGAAACCGTGGGCCCACAGTTTGGCTTTTCACGCTACGCCGAGAAGCTGGCTATGTCGGCTACCACGTTTGATGCCCTGCACGAAGCCCTGCAAGCCGCACCTAACCTGCTGGACCAGATGCTGCTGGAGCTGGCAGACGCGCTAATGGCCAAAGTGCAGCCAGATGTAGTGGGCTTTTCCGTCCCCTTCCCCGGTAACCTGTACGGCGCGCTGCGGCTGGCGGGCCGCATCAAACAAATCAGCCCGGCCACCAAAACCCTGATGGGCGGCGGCTACCCCAACACCGAGCTGCGCACCATTCAGGAGCCCCGCTTTTTCGACTACATCGATTTCCTGACCCTGGACGATGGCGAAGGCCCCTGGCTACGGCTGCTTGAGGCCATCAGTTGCCAGTTGCCGGTTGCCAGTTGCCAGAATGAACAGTTAGCAGATGTAGTCCAGAACAACCTGGCAACTGGCAACCGGCAACTGGCAACTCATCAATTGCAGCGCACCTTCCTGCGCAATGCCTTGGGTGAGGTGGAATACCACAACTCGCCCCAGCCAGACATACCCCACGCCGAAGTAGGCACGCCGGACTACTCCGATTTGCCGCTGACGGAATACCTCTCCGTGATTGAGGTACTGAACCCCATGCACCGGCTGTGGAGTGACGGGCGCTGGAACAAGCTGACCGTGGCCCATGGCTGCTACTGGAAGCGCTGCTCCTTCTGTGATGTAACGCTGGACTATATCTCGCGCTACGAAACTGCGCCCAGCACCCTGCTGGTAGACCGCATCGAGCAGATTATAGCGCAAACCGGGCAAACCGGCTTTCACTTTGTAGACGAAGCTGCCCCGCCCCTGGCCTTGCGCGACCTGGCCATTGAGCTCCTCAAGCGGCGCGTAACCATTACGTGGTGGGGCAATATTCGCTTCGAGAAAACCTTTACGCCCGACCTGTGCCGGCTGCTGGCAGCCTCCGGCTGCATTGCCGTAAGCGGCGGGCTGGAAGTAGCTTCTGACCGCCTGCTGGCTCTTATGGAAAAAGGCGTCACCATTGCCCAGGTAGCCCGCGTGACGGATGGCTTCACCCAGGCCGGCATTATGGTGCACGCCTACCTCATGTATGGTTTCCCCACCGAAACCGCCCAGGAAACGGTAGACAGCCTGGAGGTAGTGCGCCAGCTGTTTGCCGCTGGTATTGTGCAAAGCGGCTACTGGCACCGTTTCTCCATGACGGCGCACTCGCCCGTGGGTAAGAACCCGGCCAAGTATCAGGTAGCTCCCGTTGGCCCCGAGCCCGGCCCCTTTGCCTGGAACGACCTCTGGCACGAAGACCCCACCGGCACCGACCACGAAGCTTTCGGACCCGGCCTGGCCAAAGCCCTATATAACTACCTGCACGGCGTGGCCCTGCAGGAGCCGCTCAGCTTCTGGTTCGATTTCAAAACGCCCCGCGCCACGGTACCGCGCCACCTCATTCAGCAGGCACTGCAGGAACCCGGCAAGCCGGATGCCGCCCGGCCCAACAACCGCCTGTTCTGGCTGGGCAACACCCCGGAGCTACGCTACGAAGCAGGCAAGAAGGGGCAACAAGCCGTACTGACCTTTTTTGAGCAGGCGGAGGATTTCGAAGTGAAAGTACCGGCGCCGCTTGGGCCCTGGCTGCAGACGTTGCTTACCAGCTTGGCCTCAGATTACGACACAAAAGTGCTGTTGAAAGATGCCGCCCAAAGCTTCCCTACTGCGGGTGGGCAGAAGTGGGAGCAATTTCTGCTGAGCGCCGGCTGGCTTACGTTGCGCGAAAAAGGGCTACTGGTGTTGTAG